CAATAGCCAGCGTGGCGCGTGCGCGAGACAAGACGAGTCGTACTTTGAAGGACTCTTCAACTACTCGGATGAGGATCAGCTGCTCGCCACACACGGTGCAGTCAGGCCCTGATGCCAGGAGGCCAAAATTGGACGGCATTGCGCCCCGTCAATGTTGTGGGCTTCGCAAGGACGAAGCGGCCCGCGATTCAAAGCATCTGGACAGAGTTGTGTTCGGAAGAGTACCCCTCCTTCATAGTTTCTATGGGTGACAGCTCGGAGACGCTAAAGATCGTCTCGGCCCCGGGCGAAACCCTACGTGTCAGGGTTGGGTGAGGCCAGTACCTCATAGCAACTTCGTCTAATTCGTAGGGCGAGAATCAGGAACATCACTAATGTCTATCTCCACAATTTCCCCGGTGCGGGAAGATGGGTCCATGAGTAATCCTGGCCCCCGCGCCGGTGGCCCGAGTCCTCGAAGGTCGTTCACTCCGGCACAAAAATTAGCCCACCTGGACGCCTACCAGCAGGCCTGTGATGACGGCACCGGCGGCGGAGCCTACCTGCGGAGCGAGGGCCTGTATTCCTCGCAGATCACCGAGTGGCGCAAGCTCCGTGATGCCGGCGTGCTCGAGGGCAAAAAGCCCGGTGAGACGATCGGCAAACTCACTGCTGAACAAGCAGAAATCGCTCGTCTACGCCGGCAGCTGGAGGTGAGTGAACGCAAGCTGGCACGGACGGAAGCTGCGTTATCGATTATGGAAAAAGCACGACAGCTTTTGGAGGATATCTCCGAAAGCGCGGAACAACAGCCCTGGTACAAGAAACCCTGACCAGAGCCTATACCGACCTTACAAAGGCGGACATTCCAACCAGGGAAGCGGCCCTCCTGGCCGGGATATCGAGGGCCACAGCGACCCGTAAGCCCCGGACACCGGTGACCGATTTGATGCCCGCCTCGGCCCCACTGAACAAGATCAGCCCAGCCGAACGCGCACGGATCCTGGCCACGGTGAATTCGGAGCGATTCGTGGACCTGCCGCCGGTCCAGATCTACGCCCAGCTCCTGGACGAGGGGATCTATTTGTGTTCAATCTCCACGTTCTACCGGGTTCTGGCCGAGAACAGCCAGGTCAAGGAACGCCGCCGGCAGGCACGCCATCCCCCCAGGACGATTCCGGAACTCATCGCGACAGGGCCCGGCCAGGTCTACTCCTGGGACATCACCAAACTCGCCGGTCCAGTGAAGGGGAAATACCTCGATTGCTACGTCATGATCGACATCTACTCCCGCTACATTGTCGGAGCCTACGTCCACGCCCATGAGTCCGGGGAGCTGGCGGTGGAGATGATGAAGGAGATCTTCGGCATTCACGGCATCCCGGAGATCGTCCACGCCGACCGTGGGACGTCCATGACGAGTAAAACGGTTGCCGCATTGCTCTCTGACTTGGAGGTCACCCGGTCGCATTCTCGGCCCCGGGTAAGCAATGACAACCCGTACAGCGAGGCGTGGTTCAAGACGCTGAAGTTCGCTCCCGTGTTCCCTGAACGCTTCGGCTCGCTGCCCGATGCGAGGACCTTCATTGCGTCCTTCGTCGACGGGTATAACCACACTCATCGCCACACCGGAATAGGCCTGAACACCCCCGCAGATGTCCACTACGGCCTTGCCGCCGGCAAAGCCGTCGAGCGCTCGAAAACCCTGGCCGCAGCACGCCAGAGGAACCCCGAACGATTCGCCACCAGGAAGGACCCCAAAATCCTGGTCATCCCCGACACGGCATGGATCAACAAACCAGCCGAGAAAAACGAAACAAAAGCAGCAGCCTAACTCCCACTGGCCTCATTCGCCTTGACAAATTCCGAAATGGCAAGAACTGACGAAACATCTCATGGCAGAGAGGCTTCCGCATTGAAGGCAGTGCAAGGGACCGCTAGGGTCGCCGGGTGACTGCGATGGCTAACAGCCTGATCGGCAACGCTCAGTTGAGAGTGATGCGCCCCTCCGACGCTGCGGCAATGCGAGACGCCTATCAGCTCAACAGGGAACATCTGGCGCCCTGGGAACCGGCACGGGCGGAGGAGTTCTTCACGGTAGCTGGCCAGCGCGCCAACATAGAGGCCAAGCTCGTTCTGCACGATGCTGGTTCCGAAGTTCCTTGGGTTCTCCTGGACGGCCGCCGCGTCATCGGAACCATCACGCTGACCGGCATTGTGCGCGGCCCGTTCCTCAGCGCCAACATCGGCTACTGGGTGGATGAGGAATTTTCCGGTCAAGGGGTCGGTGCGGCGGCACTGGCATTTGCGATGAAAGCCGCAGCCGAAGAGCTGGGCCTGCACCGGGTTCAAGCCGCGACGCTCAGGGATAACGCCGCGTCAAAAAAAATACTTGGTCGAGCTGGGTTCCAGGAGATAGGGCTGGCCCCCACCTACCTCAAGATCGCGGGCTCCTGGCAGGACCACATCCTGTACCAGCGCATCCTCCGCTGACGAGAGTTCCGCAGCTACCCGTCAAGGAACGCGGCTATGCCGCAGTTCGCCGCCGGACGCTTGTTACTGTGGGCAAATGACCTCCGTTAACCTTCGCTGGACAACCCAGCTCTCAGCTGCCGATCATGCGGATATGGCTGAACTCTTCGACAGCGAGTATGCCCAGGAATGGGGCCCGTGGAATCCGAAACAGGGTTACGGATATGCCAACGGCGAGTTGCATGGGATGGCGCGCAGCAACGGGAAGCTGCTTGGATACGCGTCTACTGCCAGACGATTTATCGGCGTCGGTGAGCGCGAAGTCGTCATCGCAGGCACAGGCGGGGTCATAACCAGCGCGGAGTCGCGTGGAATGGGCGTCGGACGCCAGATTCTCGCGGCGCTCCAGGAAGCGAGCCGCAGCTTCGCCCCCGCTGACTTCGGCTTGCTCGGGTGCCGTGACGAGGTTGTGCCGTTCTATCGGTCATGCGGCTTCACCCGGATTGACACCCTCATCCGCGATATTTCTCCCCGCGACGCGATGACGGTCGTACAAAGCCAGGGACCAACAATGATCTGCGCCGGCACCAGGCCCGTGGAAGCCTGGCCTGTCGGTGTCATCGATCTTCGCGGCCTTCCCTGGTGAGCGGCTGGTTTCGCTCATGACCGAGGCAGTCGCTTTTCTCAGATATCAGGCGACGCAGCTTAACGTCCGGGGCTTATTTGTCGGCATCTTCGGCCTTGCCAACGGTCTCGGCGGGAGAAGTTCTCTACGAAGACGACGTTCAGATAGTGGTCTGCCCGTCGCCGGCCCCGGGCTAATTCAGGCGCCGCCTGCGGGTCACTTTTGAGTCAGCAGACGCACGACGGCGGCATCCGCCGAGCCCTTCCGGCTGGCAGTCACGCCGTGCTGGAACAGCTCGAACACTAGCGGGTTCACGTACGAAGCCCGGGCAATGGCGGGCGTATTTTTCAGGACTTCTGCGAGTGCGGCGTCGCCGAACGTATCTTTCCACAGCTTTCCGCCCGGCGTCGTCCGTTCCCAGAGCCTGGATGTGGCCGTTCGGCCACGGGCAGATCCACACGGCCTTCCACGCCGGCGGGATGACCAGCGCCTTGATCCGGGCGATGGTTTCATCGTCCTGGAGGCCCTGGCCGTCCGAAGCGGCATCGAAAAGCCGCGGCCGGCCGCCGGCGCGTCAGGCCCGGTTTGTCGGGTTACTGTTGCGCAGGCGGCGGCCACGGCGAATCAATCCGGACTATTCGGCGTCGTGATCGGTTTCGAGGATCTGGACGAGACGGTCCAGGGCGTCATCCGCGCCGTCGCCCTCTGAACGAAGCACCACAACGTCGCCGTGGGCTGCGCCCAGGCTCATGAGCGACAGGATGCTGGCGGCATCCATGGCTTCGTCAGCCGGCTCGCCCTCACGGGCGATGGTGATCTCGAGATCAAACTCGCCGGCGGCCTCGGCAAAGATGGCCGCCGGGCGGGCGTGCAGGCCCACGCGGCTGGCAACTGTGGCGGTACGTTCTGACATTTCTGCTCCTTGCATTGCAGCTTGAGAATTACAGCGTGGTGGATCTTCCGGACCGGATCAGACCATTACCGGAACGGGTTCCACCGTATCAACGGGCTTCCGTACTGCCCACCGCTTGAGGGCGAGAACAGACAGTGCGGTGACCACGGTTCCTGCCAGGATAGCGACAACAAACATGATGAAGTTGTCGATGGCAAAGAAGACGAAGAGCCCGCCGTGCGGAGCCTTCGACCCCACGCCGGACGCCATCGAGATGGCGCCGGTGAGAGCACCGCCGACCATGCTGGCAGGGATAACACGCAGCGGGTCAGCTGCGGCGAACGGGATGGCACCTTCGGAGATGAAGGACGCGCCCAAAAGCCAGGCCGCCTTTCCGTTCTCACGCTCGGCGAGGCTGAAACGCTGCTTGTCCAGGATCGTGGCGAGGGCCATTGCCAGCGGCGGAACCATGCCGGAGGCCATGACTGCGGCCATGATCTGCCACGGTGCCTGGTTGGTCAGCGTCGCTGCACCCAGGCCGGCGACTGCGAAGGAGTAGGCAACCTTATTGACGGGTCCGCCGAGGTCGAAGCACATCATCAGGCCAAGGATCACACCCAGGGCGATGGCGCTTGCACCGGTGAGGCCGGACAGCCAGGTGTTGAGTCCCGTGGTGATCGCCACGATCGGTCCGCCCAGGATCAGGAACATCAGGCCGGACGCGACGATCGAAGCCACCAGCGGGATGATAACCACCGGCATCAGGCCGCGCAGCCAGCGGGCCACATTGAGCCGGCCGATCGAGTGGGCGATGTAGCCGGCGAGCAGGCCGCCGACGATGCCCCCGAGGAAGCCGGCTCCCATGAACCCGGCAACAGCTCCGGCAACAAAGCCTGGCGCGATGCCCGGCCGGTCAGCGATAGCGTAGGCGATGTAGCCGGCCAGTGCGGGCACCAGGAAGCCGAGCGAGAGGGCGCCAATCTTGAACAGGACGGCGCCGAGGTATGCGCCGAGCGGGCCCCAGGCGTTGTCCGGGAATTCTGTCGGAAGGTTGAATATGCTGTTTTCCACGACGATCGTGTCCGCGAACTTGGTGATCAGGTATCCGCCCATCAGGAAGCCCAGCGCGATCAGCAGACCGCCGCCTGCAACAAACGGAATCATGTAGCTGACGCCGGTGAGGAGGGCCTTCTTCAGTTTCTGGCCGATGTGCTCACCCTTTTCTGCGGCCTCGTTTTCAGCCTGCTCCTCCGCGCCGAAGTGCGGCACACGGCGGGCATTCGGGTTGTCGGCTGCGGCCAGTGCTTCCTGGACCATCTTGGCCGGTTCGTCGATGCCGCGCTTGACCGGTGCGTTGATGACGGGCTTCCCGGCGAAGCGTTCCTTGCCACGCACATCCACGTCCACCGCGAAGATCACGGCATCGGCGGCTGCGATGACTGCCGGGTCCAGCGGCTTGGCGCCTGAGGAACCCTGGGTCTCAACCTGAAGATCCACGCCCATTTCCTGGGCGGCTGCCACGAGCGAATCGGCTGCCATGTAGGTGTGGGCGATGCCCGTGGGGCAGGCCGTGACTGCCACAAGGCGCTTGGGAGCGCCGCCGCCAGGGGTTGTGGCGGCCGGGGCCATGGCGGCGGGCGCCGCTGCAGCGTGCGACGCCGGCTTGTCAGCCAATGCGCCGTCCACCAGCTCGACTATTTCTTCTCTTGAAGAGGCTGCACGAAGCGCCGCCGTGAAGTCCTTTTTGATCAGGGAGCGGGCCAGCTTGGAGAGGAGCTTGAGGTGCTCCTGGTCCGCGCCTTCGGGAGCCGCAATGAAGAAGATGAGGTCTGCGGGGCCGTCCTTGGCGCCGAAGTCGACGGGCTGGGAGAGCCGCGCCATGGCCAGCGTGGGCACCGTGACGGCAGTGGAACGGCAGTGCGGGATCGCAATGCCGCCGGGAACACCGGTGGCGGTCTTCTGTTCGCGGGCAAAGGCGTCGGCGAAGAGGCCTTCAACCTCGGTGGCGCGTCCGGTGGCAGCAACTTTGCTGGCCAGGTGCCGGATCACGTCCTCGGGCGTGGTGCCCAGGTTCTGGTCGAGCTCGACCAGTTCGGTAGTAATGAGCTGAGTCACTGTCAATCCTTCCGGAGGGCCGTGATGGTTACGGCATCGGGGGTTGTTTGGTGGACTGCCGGAACAGTGGAGCCCGGCAGGGAAGCGGCGGCGGCACCGTGTGCCACCGCCTGGCGGAGGCAGTCAGCCGGGGCGGCGCCCTGGCTGGAGGCGAGCAGGTAGCCGGCAAGCGACGAATCGCCGGCGCCGACCGTGCTGACCGCATTGACCGGCGGATGCGTGGCAAGCCACGCGCCGTCGGACGTCACAAGTACCGCACCCTTGGAGCCGAGCGTTGCCAGCACGGCACCTACACCGGAGCGCACGACGGCGGCGGCGGCTGCCGCGGCAGCCTCCGGATCCGCTTCCAGTCGCTCAGCGGCGGACGCCGTCGCGAAACCGGCTGCGGCAGCCAGCTCCGCCAGTTCCTCGGCGTTGGGTTTGAGGAGGTCCGGTTTGCCCGACGCATCGCCCGTGACGGCAGCGATGAGAGGTTCACCGGATGAGTCGACGGCGATCCGCGGGGCAACCCCGCCGTCGTTCATGGAGCGGAGCCGCCGGGTGACGGTGGCGTAGAAATCGGCTGGGACTCCGGGTGGAAGTGAGCCGGCGAGGACAACCCAGCTGGCGCCCCGGGAGCGCTCCAGCAGCAGCCCGATCAGAGCCTCCTGCTGTTCTTCACTCAGTTCCGGGCCGGGTTCGTTGATTTTTGTGGTGACGCCGCCAGGTTCGGTGAGTGCCACGTTGGTGCGCAGCGGCTCACTGATGGCAAGAGCGGCGTACGGAACACCGCCGTCGCGCAGTCCTGCAAGGACCGGGTCCGTGTCGGCGCCGGGCAGCACGGCAACAGTTTCCAGGCCGGAGGCCACGAGGGCACGGGAGACGTTGACGCCCTTGCCTCCGGACTCCTGGCTGACGGAAACAGCCCGCTGGACTTCGCCGCGTTCCAGCGGAGCCGGCAGCGCAACGGTGCGGTCCAGGCTGGGGTTTGCGGTCAGGGTGACGATCATGCGATCACCACATCAACGCCGGCGTCTGCAAGTGCGGCGGCGAGTTCCTGGCTGGGTTCTCGGTCAGTAATCACGGTGTCCAGATCTTTCAAGGAGGCGAACTGGACCAGCGTTTCCGCATCCAGCTTGGACGAATCGGCCAGCACCACAATGCGGCGGGCTGATTGGACGAAGGCGGCCTTGACAGCGGCTTCTTCGGGATCGGGGGTGCTCAGGCCGAAGGTTGCGTGGATGCCGTTGGTGCCGATGAACGCGATGTCCGGGCGCATCTTGTGGGCGGCTTCCACCGTGGCCTGGCCGACTGCTGCCTGGGTGAGCCCGCGGACCCGGCCGCCCAGGATGTGGAGGGCGATGCCCGGTGCGCTGGAAAGTCTCCCGGCGATGGGGATGGCGTGCGTGATGACCACAAGTTCCGTACCCGCCTCCGCCGATGATGCTTCGCCCGCGGTGCGCCGGGCGAGGAGGTCGGCCAGGACTTCAGTGGTGGAGCCGGCATCCAGCAGGATGCTTCCGGAGGAAGCCGCCGGAATGAGGGCAAGGGCGGCCTGTGCGATCCGAAGCTTCTGATCGGGGCGCTGGACGGTGCGTTCGTGGATGCTTTCCTCGGTGGTGCTGAAACGGTCTGCGGCAACGGCGCCACCGTGGACGCGGCGCACTTTTCCGGTGGACTCGAGTGCTGCCAGATCCCTGCGGACGGTCTCCGTGGTGATGCTGAAACGGTCGGCCAGATCGGTGACGCTGGCGCGGCCGTGGCCGGTCACAAGCTCGGCAATAAGCTGCTGGCGCTCTTCGGCGAACACATACCCTCCGTTGCGTAAAGTCCTGATATCCGTCAGGTGACTGGCGTCACATGATCTGGAATTACTTGACTTTATCTTTGTTCATGTTGGTTTGTCAACGGATAACAACAAATTCACAGATAGAGCAGCTTCCCGGTATCTGAAGGGTTGGCGGAAATGCGTGACTTATGGCCCGCGTTGGAGCCGGGGAGCCCGGAAAATCAAGGCAACCGCCTGTTCAGCCGGCCATAAATGGCGCACGACAACCGCAATGCAGGCGAGTTCGGCGGAATAAGAGAGCCGGGCCCGCCCCTGATGGTCGGACCCGGCTGGGTGGTCGGTGCATGGTGTCTGGTTAACGCTCGACGGCGGGCGGTTACCGGTGGCGGGAAGCTACAGGCCGCCGTCGCGGCTTTCATTGCGGGTGATGGACTCTCCCGTGTTCGGGTCGATCACCGAGCGGGTTTCGCTGACACGGCGGCTGCGCCCGGGTGAGGCCAGGATCAGCGAAGCGATCAGCCCGATCACGCCTACTGCCATGAGGATGTATCCGATCAGGGGCTGGTCAACATTGGGGATGAGGCCCGGTGTGATGGCCCAGGCCAGGATGGCGCCGACGGCGATGAGAAAAATGGAGGAACCGACTCTCATGACTTGCTCCTTGTTATTCGCTGAATTGATCGGCGTGATTTGCTAAGCATGCTGTCTAGTGTCACGCTACAGCCCGGCCACGGCGGATTCAATCATTCGGAAGATGCGCACAGCCGGCGACCTCCGATGGGACAGATCACGGCTTATGCCCCGTGACCATAGGGCACCCTGCGGAGTCAGCGCTGACAACTTCGGCATCGCCGTGGCTACAGCCGACGGCGGGGTCCACACCGCCAGGGATGCCTGCGCCCCGTTTTCCATCGGCCGCCTGTCGAGGAAACTCAGGCGGCAATCAAACATGCTGGATAATTGCCCCGGTTTCGTCACCCGAGCCCGGAATTCATGGAGGGTGCCTAATGCGCCTGGCGCGGAGTAGCTGGCACCTGCTGGAGCTGCGGACTCGCTAGGCTGTTCCGATGGAGACAGTCGTATGGTCCAGGCCGGAACACCAGCGTGCCGGCACGCCGCTGCTGGTGATGATGCACGGCTACGGAACCGACGAATCCCGCATGGTGAAGCTGTTCGAGCATCTGCCATCCGAATTCACCTGCGCCGCACTCAGGGCGCCCATGGCCATCGGCGATGACTACGGCTGGTTCCTGCTGGACTACTTCCTCACCAACGACTTCGCGGACGTCATCAGCGCCACGAATTCAGTTTCCTCCTGGATCAACTCCGTCAAAGGCCAGCACACCAGCGTCAGCCTGCTGGGCTACTCGCAGGGGATGGCGATGGCCAGTACGCTGCTGCGGCTGCGGCCGCACGACTTCCGTGCCGTCGTCGGGCTTTCCGGTTTTGTCCTGGACAACGATCTTCTGGCGTTGAGTGAATCCTTTGACACCCCGCCGCCGTTTTTCTGGGGCCGGGACAAGGCGGACCTCGTGATCAACGAGGACGCCACGGCGCACACCCACGAATGGCTGCACGCGAACACGCATCTGACGGCCCGGACGTATCCCGGGATGGGCCATGCGATGTCCAAGACCGAAATGGTGGATGTCAGCGCGTTCCTGCGCCACTACGTGCTCCGCTGAGACGCACGCGCCGTGCTGAGACGCCACATTCGATTTACTTGGATGAACCACTTGCACGCCAAAATTGTAAGCGCTTACACTTTTTTCGGCCGGGGTTTCCGGCGCAGGACTTGGCTGTCGGTGAACTCGGTTTGCCAGCGCGGAGGAACGCGTTCATCATGGGAAGGGACGATCATCAGCGCGCGCGTACCGCCAGGCCACTGCCTGACCACTCACTAGTGCCCGCCAGCACCGGCAAAGACGCTGCCCGCGGCCATCGAAACAACGCCGCCCCCGCATCCATCGATTCATCCCGCCACTGTTGTCCTCACCGTCTGAAAGGACACCGATCCGCGCATGACTGCACTTCCCAACAGCAACCGCACCAGCTGGACCGGGGCCTCCGCCATCCTTTTTGACCTCGACGGCGTCCTCACTCCCACGGCCACGGTCCACGAGCGCGCGTGGCAGGAGCTCTTTGACGGTTATCTCGAGTCCAAACCGGAATTCGCCGGCTACCGCGAAAGCGACTACTTCGACCACATTGACGGCAAACCGCGGTTCGACGGCGTCCGGGACTTCCTGACGTCCCGCGGCATTGTGCTTCCCGAGGGCCCCACGGACGACCACCCCGCCAACACCACGGTGCAGGGACTGGGTAACCGCAAAAACAAGATCTTCAACGACATCGTCCAGGCCGGCGGCGTGGAGCCGTTTGAGGGTTCAGTGCGCTTCATCCAAGCCGCACAGGCGCTGGGACTCAAGCTCGCCGTCGTCTCCTCCTCCCGGAACGCCCCGGCGGTCCTGCTCGCCGCAGGACTCAGCGGGCATTTCCGCGTGGTGGTGGATGGCGTGCTGGCTGCAGCGCAAGGACTGCCGGGGAAACCCAGCCCGGCCACATACGAGTATGCCGCGGAGCTGCTGGGGCTGCCCAGTGAGGAGTGCGTGGTCGTCGAGGATGCCGTTTCCGGCGTCCAGGCAGGCAGCGCCGGAAGTTTCCACTCGGTGATCGGGGTGGACCGCGGCGCTGGCAGGCAGACCCTGCTGGATGCCGGCGCCTCTCTGGTGGTCAACGATCTCAACGAACTGCTCTAGCTCCGCGGAACTCCCCGCCGCACCGTTTTCGGCTGCAACGCATTAACACCCCGCTGCAACGCACTAACGCCAAAGGACCCCAACAACCATGGCAATCATCACCGCAGACCGCGCCCGGTTCCCCAACCACCCCTGGCAACTCGTGGAAACCAGCCACGTCCAGGGCAACGCCGGCGCGCTGGAAACCCTGTTTGCCCTGGGCAACGGACACCTCGGCATCCGTGGCGCCCACTCGGCCGCGGCCGACGCCGATCTCCCGGGCAGTTTCATCAACGGCCTCCACGAGATCTGGGACATCAAGCACGCCGAGAACGCCTTCGGCTTTGCCCGCACCGGCCAGCGGATCCTCTACATTCCGGACGTCAACAACTTCACCGTGATCATCGACGGCGAAACCCTCAGCCTGGCCGAATCCGCAGTGCTCGACTACAGGCGCACCGTTGACTTTGCCACCGGCATCTACGAATGCCGCATCACGTGGCAGTGCCGCTCCGGGGCCACTGTGACCACCACCGAGCGCCGTGCCGTGGGATTCACATCGCGTGGCAGCATGGGCATCTCGCTGGAACTATCGGCGGACCAGGACGTGGCCGCGGACGTCACATCATCCGTCATCAACCGCCAGGACCAGCCTGTTGACGAGCATTCGGCGCATGACCCCCGCCGTGCCGGCCGGCACGCCGGGCGTGTCCTGTTGCCGTTGAGGCTCGACGGCGGCGACGGCTCGCTCCGTCTCTCCTGGGAAGCCGCGGTTTCCAAGCAACGCGTGGGGATCGCCGTCGATCATTGGACATCCGCCGGACTGCAGCCATTCGAGACCCGGGTGGACCAGGACGACAGCAGCGTCCGCTACGTTCTGGTGGTGGGCGCGGGCGAGCCCTTCCGGCTGGAAAAGAGCGTCAGCTACGCCTCGGGCCGTGGTGTCCAGGATTCCGGGCAGGACGCGGCGGAGGCGGCGGAACCCGGGCTGAAGCCGGTCGGCGAGATCTTCGCCGAGAGCGAAACGCACTACCGCGGCTATTGGGCCACCACGGACATTCTGGTGGGTGGCCAGCCGGAGCTGCAGCAGGCCATCCGCTGGAACCTGTTCCAGCTGGCGCAGGCCACGGCGCGCGCCGATGTGGCGGGCATCCCGGCCAAGGGTGTGAGCGGCTCCGGCTACGAAGGGCACTATTTCTGGGACCAGGAGGTGTACCTCCTGCCCTACCTGACGTATTCAAACCCCGACGGCGCCCGCCAGGTTCTGGAGTTCCGTCACGAGATGCTTCCGGACGCCAAGGTCAGGGCCAAGGAGCTCAGCGTGCACGGCGCACTGTTCCCGTGGCGCACCATCAACGGGCTCGAAGCCAGCGCCTACTACGCGGCCGGCACCGCGCAGTTCCACATTGCGGCGGCCATCGCCTTCGCCACCAACAGGTACCTCTGGGCGAGCGGAGATAACGGCTTCCGCGACGGAATGGGTGCGGACCTGCTGATCGAAACCGCCCGTATGTGGGTTTCGCTGGGATTCTTCGGGAAGGACGGGCTCTTCCACATCCATGGGGTCACCGGCCCGGACGAGTACACCGCCGTGGTCAACGACAACCTGTACACCAACGTGATGGCCCGGTTTAACCTGCGGGCCGCGGCGGCATTGGACCACCCGGAGATTGACGACGACGAGCGCCAGCTGTGGCAGGCTGCCGCGAATCTTATGCAGCTGCCCTTCGACGAGCGCATGCAGGTGCACTCGCAGGACAACGACTTCATGACCCTTGAGCCGTGGGACTGGAACACCCCGCGCTCCAAATACCCGCTGCTGCTCAATTTCCATCCGCTGGTGATCTACCGTCACCAGGTGCTGAAGCAGGCGGACACCGTGCTGGCCATGTTCCTGCAGTGGCAGGATTTCACGGCCGAGCAAAAACGCCGCGCGTTCGACTTCTACGATCCCATCACCACCGGCGACTCCACGCTGTCCGCCTGTGTGCAGGGCATCATGGCGGCCGAAGTGGGCTACCCCAAGGCCGCACTGGACCACTTCACCAACGCTGCATTCATTGATCTGGACGACACCCACGGCAACACCATCGACGGTGTGCACATCGCTTCCGCCGGCGGCGTGTGGAGCTCGCTCGTATGTGGCTTTGCCGGGCTGCGCGACCAGGGGCCGGTACCGTTCTTCGATCCGCGCCTGCCGGGGGAGTGGGACGGGCTGTCCTTCCACCTCAAGATCCAGGGCCGGCTGCTGTTCGTGGAACTGGACCCGGAGGCTATTTCGCTGAGTATCCGTGAGGGTTCGCCGCTGGAGATCAATGTCCGCGGCGAACTGCACACCGTCGGGGCGGATCCGGTGCGGGTTGCGCTGGATCCGGTCGAAGTCCCGGAACCTACCGTCTTCCCCAGCGGACTTCCGACGGCGAGCATCCCCGTGGTGCGCGCCCGCGCCTGACTCATCCTCCCGGAGGGTGCCGACGCGGCGTCCAAGGCGCTCGCGGGGATCGCCGGAATGGCGGCGTCGAGTCGGCCTTAGCCGCGCGCTTGAGAGCCGGCGGGGGCGTTGGTGCCGCCCTTCCGGGGTCGACTGTCCTCGGTGTCGGTGTCGGTGTCGGTGTCGGTGTCGTTGGCGTGGCTGCCCTGAGTGCCGGGGTCCAGCGGGTGGGCGAGCTCATCCGCCGGCATCCTGGCAGCCATCATCGCCACGACGGCCATGACGGGGCAGACTCCGCCTGCCACCAGGAAGATCAGCCAGACAGGTATTACCTCGGCGGCCGGTCCCGCGAGGGCCATGGAAATGGGCATCAGCGCCAGTGACACGAAGAAATCCAGGCTTGACACGCGCCCCAGCAGATGTGGTGGCACACGGCGCTGCAGCAGGGTGCCCCAGATGACCATGCCCACGCCTCCGGTTGCGCCGAATACAAACAGCGCGGCCGCTATCGCCCAGAAATTGTCCATGATGCCGACG
This genomic interval from Micrococcaceae bacterium Sec5.7 contains the following:
- a CDS encoding IS3 family transposase (programmed frameshift), which gives rise to MSNPGPRAGGPSPRRSFTPAQKLAHLDAYQQACDDGTGGGAYLRSEGLYSSQITEWRKLRDAGVLEGKKPGETIGKLTAEQAEIARLRRQLEVSERKLARTEAALSIMEKARQLLEDISESAEQQPLVQETLTRAYTDLTKADIPTREAALLAGISRATATRKPRTPVTDLMPASAPLNKISPAERARILATVNSERFVDLPPVQIYAQLLDEGIYLCSISTFYRVLAENSQVKERRRQARHPPRTIPELIATGPGQVYSWDITKLAGPVKGKYLDCYVMIDIYSRYIVGAYVHAHESGELAVEMMKEIFGIHGIPEIVHADRGTSMTSKTVAALLSDLEVTRSHSRPRVSNDNPYSEAWFKTLKFAPVFPERFGSLPDARTFIASFVDGYNHTHRHTGIGLNTPADVHYGLAAGKAVERSKTLAAARQRNPERFATRKDPKILVIPDTAWINKPAEKNETKAAA
- a CDS encoding GNAT family N-acetyltransferase is translated as MANSLIGNAQLRVMRPSDAAAMRDAYQLNREHLAPWEPARAEEFFTVAGQRANIEAKLVLHDAGSEVPWVLLDGRRVIGTITLTGIVRGPFLSANIGYWVDEEFSGQGVGAAALAFAMKAAAEELGLHRVQAATLRDNAASKKILGRAGFQEIGLAPTYLKIAGSWQDHILYQRILR
- a CDS encoding GNAT family N-acetyltransferase, whose amino-acid sequence is MTSVNLRWTTQLSAADHADMAELFDSEYAQEWGPWNPKQGYGYANGELHGMARSNGKLLGYASTARRFIGVGEREVVIAGTGGVITSAESRGMGVGRQILAALQEASRSFAPADFGLLGCRDEVVPFYRSCGFTRIDTLIRDISPRDAMTVVQSQGPTMICAGTRPVEAWPVGVIDLRGLPW
- a CDS encoding HPr family phosphocarrier protein — translated: MSERTATVASRVGLHARPAAIFAEAAGEFDLEITIAREGEPADEAMDAASILSLMSLGAAHGDVVVLRSEGDGADDALDRLVQILETDHDAE
- a CDS encoding fructose-specific PTS transporter subunit EIIC — protein: MTQLITTELVELDQNLGTTPEDVIRHLASKVAATGRATEVEGLFADAFAREQKTATGVPGGIAIPHCRSTAVTVPTLAMARLSQPVDFGAKDGPADLIFFIAAPEGADQEHLKLLSKLARSLIKKDFTAALRAASSREEIVELVDGALADKPASHAAAAPAAMAPAATTPGGGAPKRLVAVTACPTGIAHTYMAADSLVAAAQEMGVDLQVETQGSSGAKPLDPAVIAAADAVIFAVDVDVRGKERFAGKPVINAPVKRGIDEPAKMVQEALAAADNPNARRVPHFGAEEQAENEAAEKGEHIGQKLKKALLTGVSYMIPFVAGGGLLIALGFLMGGYLITKFADTIVVENSIFNLPTEFPDNAWGPLGAYLGAVLFKIGALSLGFLVPALAGYIAYAIADRPGIAPGFVAGAVAGFMGAGFLGGIVGGLLAGYIAHSIGRLNVARWLRGLMPVVIIPLVASIVASGLMFLILGGPIVAITTGLNTWLSGLTGASAIALGVILGLMMCFDLGGPVNKVAYSFAVAGLGAATLTNQAPWQIMAAVMASGMVPPLAMALATILDKQRFSLAERENGKAAWLLGASFISEGAIPFAAADPLRVIPASMVGGALTGAISMASGVGSKAPHGGLFVFFAIDNFIMFVVAILAGTVVTALSVLALKRWAVRKPVDTVEPVPVMV
- a CDS encoding hexose kinase, with amino-acid sequence MIVTLTANPSLDRTVALPAPLERGEVQRAVSVSQESGGKGVNVSRALVASGLETVAVLPGADTDPVLAGLRDGGVPYAALAISEPLRTNVALTEPGGVTTKINEPGPELSEEQQEALIGLLLERSRGASWVVLAGSLPPGVPADFYATVTRRLRSMNDGGVAPRIAVDSSGEPLIAAVTGDASGKPDLLKPNAEELAELAAAAGFATASAAERLEADPEAAAAAAAAVVRSGVGAVLATLGSKGAVLVTSDGAWLATHPPVNAVSTVGAGDSSLAGYLLASSQGAAPADCLRQAVAHGAAAASLPGSTVPAVHQTTPDAVTITALRKD